A portion of the Nitratidesulfovibrio termitidis HI1 genome contains these proteins:
- the queD gene encoding 6-carboxytetrahydropterin synthase QueD → MDIFVTLTFDAAHRLPCVPQGHKCGNLHGHTFTVEVHARGPVGGETGWVMDFGDLKRLAKPVIDRLDHAYLNDIPGLENPTSECIARWLWRELKPGLPQLCRLVVRESPTSGAVYEGDGRAG, encoded by the coding sequence ATGGACATCTTCGTTACGCTTACCTTCGACGCGGCACACCGGCTGCCGTGCGTGCCGCAGGGGCATAAGTGCGGCAACCTGCACGGACACACCTTTACCGTGGAAGTGCACGCGCGCGGCCCCGTGGGCGGCGAGACAGGCTGGGTGATGGATTTCGGCGACCTGAAGCGGCTGGCGAAGCCGGTCATTGACCGGTTGGACCACGCCTATCTCAATGACATTCCCGGGCTGGAAAACCCCACCAGCGAATGCATTGCCCGCTGGTTGTGGCGCGAACTGAAGCCTGGCCTGCCGCAATTGTGCCGTCTGGTGGTGCGCGAAAGCCCCACTTCCGGAGCGGTGTATGAAGGGGATGGCAGGGCCGGGTAG
- the queE gene encoding 7-carboxy-7-deazaguanine synthase: MGYRVKEIFHSLQGEGMHAGRAAVFCRFSGCNLWTGREQDRPDAACRFCDTDFTGTDGPGGGAFEDAQALAAAILAAFPYPLDPLDPLDGDGWRPYVVFTGGEPALQLTPELLDVLHARGCRCGVETNGTLPLPAGLDWVTVSPKAGTRLAVTQGDELKLVWPQHGVDPADFAGLDFGHFILQPRDDATCGAGGNASGADHVAACVRYCLEHPRWRLGLQTHKFLGIR, translated from the coding sequence ATGGGCTATCGGGTCAAGGAAATCTTTCACTCGCTGCAAGGCGAGGGCATGCACGCCGGGCGCGCCGCCGTGTTCTGCCGTTTTTCCGGCTGCAACCTGTGGACCGGGCGCGAACAGGACAGGCCGGATGCCGCGTGCCGCTTCTGCGATACCGACTTCACGGGCACCGACGGCCCCGGCGGTGGGGCGTTCGAGGATGCGCAGGCGCTGGCCGCCGCCATTCTTGCCGCCTTTCCGTACCCACTGGACCCGCTGGACCCACTGGACGGGGACGGTTGGCGGCCCTATGTGGTGTTTACCGGTGGCGAGCCGGCCCTGCAACTGACGCCGGAACTGCTGGACGTGCTGCACGCGCGCGGCTGCCGGTGCGGGGTGGAGACCAACGGCACCCTGCCCCTGCCCGCCGGGCTGGACTGGGTGACCGTCAGCCCCAAGGCGGGCACGCGCCTTGCCGTGACGCAGGGTGATGAACTGAAGCTGGTCTGGCCGCAGCACGGTGTGGACCCTGCCGATTTCGCGGGGCTGGACTTCGGCCACTTCATCCTGCAACCGCGCGACGACGCGACATGTGGGGCAGGCGGCAATGCCAGCGGTGCGGACCATGTCGCCGCCTGCGTGCGCTATTGTCTGGAACATCCGCGCTGGCGGCTGGGGTTGCAGACGCACAAGTTTCTGGGCATCCGCTAG
- a CDS encoding D-alanyl-D-alanine carboxypeptidase family protein, giving the protein MRMHRTVPGHTALPLRFIPPACPTNSTCPTGPAHPYGIVLLVLAVAMLLAAPMAHASTHESLDVRSAMLLDMSTGRILYEQNADEPIPPASLTKVLSMYVALDQVRAGKASLKDTVKVSRRAFSTGGSRMFLKQGETLTLDDLLEGMAVSSGNDASVATAEYIGGNVNNFVQMMNAKTKALGMKNSVFRNPHGLPAAGQHTTARDMLALSRSYLAQYPEALRYHSTKFIKHNKVITTNKNPLLGNCEGADGLKTGWVFASGYNIISTVRRGKTRLLAVVLGAETTQARAQEVNRLVEAGFRSVAGGGKNVSTLLAGMKPADYALNLHKTNSEAYAELRKSSKSARSAQAAKSTKSAKSRKTSVAAAKTSEDAKTAPVQKKSKKKKATATAKKDAPAKTAQKSTPKASASKSAKASGAKASAQAQAKQPERKAVAKAEDQEPAPKAARKKSSSTKSTADKTPASGKKAAPREVADKQG; this is encoded by the coding sequence ATGCGCATGCACCGCACCGTTCCCGGCCATACGGCCCTTCCCCTCCGGTTCATCCCCCCGGCCTGCCCGACTAACTCTACCTGCCCGACAGGCCCGGCCCACCCGTATGGCATTGTCCTTCTGGTGCTGGCGGTTGCCATGCTGCTCGCCGCGCCCATGGCACACGCTTCCACGCACGAATCACTTGATGTGCGTTCCGCCATGCTGCTGGACATGAGCACAGGCCGCATCCTTTACGAACAGAACGCCGACGAGCCCATCCCCCCGGCATCGCTCACCAAGGTGCTGTCCATGTACGTGGCCCTGGACCAGGTGCGCGCGGGCAAGGCGTCCCTCAAGGACACCGTCAAGGTCAGCCGCCGCGCCTTCTCCACGGGCGGGTCGCGCATGTTCCTGAAACAGGGCGAAACCCTGACCCTGGACGACCTGCTGGAAGGCATGGCCGTTTCCTCCGGTAACGACGCCAGCGTTGCCACCGCCGAATACATCGGCGGCAACGTGAACAACTTCGTCCAGATGATGAACGCCAAGACCAAGGCGCTGGGCATGAAGAACAGCGTGTTCCGCAACCCGCACGGCCTGCCCGCCGCCGGGCAGCACACCACCGCGCGCGACATGCTTGCACTCTCCCGCTCCTACCTTGCCCAGTATCCGGAAGCCCTGCGCTACCACTCCACCAAGTTCATCAAGCACAACAAGGTCATCACCACCAACAAGAACCCCCTGCTGGGCAACTGCGAAGGGGCGGACGGCCTCAAGACGGGGTGGGTGTTCGCTTCCGGCTACAACATCATCTCCACGGTCAGGCGCGGCAAGACCCGGCTGCTGGCCGTGGTTCTGGGCGCGGAAACCACCCAGGCCCGCGCCCAGGAAGTGAACCGGCTGGTGGAGGCGGGCTTCCGCTCCGTGGCCGGGGGAGGCAAGAACGTCTCCACGCTGCTGGCGGGCATGAAGCCCGCCGACTACGCCCTGAACCTGCACAAGACCAACAGCGAAGCCTACGCCGAACTGCGCAAGTCATCCAAATCCGCCCGCTCCGCCCAAGCGGCCAAATCCACAAAGTCTGCAAAATCGCGCAAGACATCTGTGGCCGCCGCCAAGACGTCGGAAGACGCCAAGACAGCCCCTGTGCAGAAGAAGTCCAAAAAGAAGAAGGCGACCGCCACGGCGAAAAAGGACGCCCCCGCCAAGACCGCGCAAAAGTCCACCCCCAAGGCCTCCGCGTCCAAATCGGCCAAGGCATCCGGGGCCAAGGCCAGTGCCCAGGCCCAGGCGAAACAGCCCGAGCGCAAGGCCGTGGCCAAGGCGGAAGACCAGGAGCCTGCCCCCAAGGCCGCCAGGAAAAAGTCCTCTTCCACCAAATCCACGGCGGACAAGACGCCTGCCTCCGGCAAAAAGGCCGCCCCGCGCGAGGTGGCCGACAAGCAGGGTTGA
- the queC gene encoding 7-cyano-7-deazaguanine synthase QueC yields MHSKETALVVLSGGQDSATCLGWALERFGRVSTIGFHYGQRHTVEMDCRLRLMDEVRRLSPGWNERLADDTTVELALFRELGSTALTHDVAIEMGRNGLPTTFVPGRNLVFLTAAAAHAYRQGIRHIIIGVCETDYSGYPDCRDDTIKAMQVALNLGMQSRFVLHTPLMWLTKGATWDLARQVGGDAFVEVVLEHTHTCYNGVRTTRHSWGYGCGDCPACELRRQGWADYLRSCSGGGC; encoded by the coding sequence ATGCATAGCAAAGAAACCGCCCTCGTGGTCCTGTCCGGCGGGCAGGATTCCGCAACGTGCCTGGGTTGGGCGCTGGAACGCTTTGGCCGGGTGTCCACCATCGGCTTTCATTACGGTCAGCGCCATACCGTGGAAATGGACTGCCGCCTGCGCCTCATGGACGAGGTGCGTCGCCTGTCCCCCGGCTGGAACGAACGCCTGGCCGACGACACCACCGTGGAACTGGCCCTGTTCCGCGAACTGGGCAGCACCGCGCTGACCCACGACGTGGCCATAGAGATGGGCCGCAACGGGCTGCCCACCACCTTCGTGCCGGGGCGCAACCTGGTGTTCCTGACGGCGGCGGCGGCCCATGCCTATCGGCAGGGCATCCGGCACATCATCATCGGCGTGTGCGAGACCGACTATTCCGGCTACCCCGACTGCCGCGACGACACCATCAAGGCCATGCAGGTGGCGCTGAACCTGGGCATGCAGTCACGTTTCGTGCTGCACACCCCGCTGATGTGGCTGACCAAGGGCGCCACATGGGATCTGGCCCGGCAGGTGGGCGGCGACGCCTTTGTGGAGGTGGTGCTGGAGCACACCCATACCTGCTACAACGGGGTGCGCACCACCCGTCATTCGTGGGGCTATGGCTGCGGTGACTGCCCGGCCTGCGAACTGCGCCGCCAGGGTTGGGCAGACTACCTGCGCAGTTGTTCCGGCGGCGGGTGCTGA
- a CDS encoding IS1595 family transposase encodes MFKNSKLSRYKAGKIAECFCIDIDATKTALLLKLNRKTVNRYFLAFRTLIYDHQTSQKEKILGVVEVDESFFGPARVRGRPGPRKRGRGTLKQPVFGIYERNGSVYTELVPDCSAKSLQAIIRGKVALESVVHSDGWRGYEGLVDVGYDKHFRVNKAKHFVENNVHINGIEAFWSFTKRRLTKFNGVKRNFELHLKECEWRYNKPLPQLIAELKRLVSKNEDLMV; translated from the coding sequence ATGTTTAAAAACAGCAAATTAAGCCGATATAAAGCCGGAAAAATTGCTGAATGCTTTTGCATCGATATTGATGCCACCAAAACTGCCTTGCTCCTGAAGCTCAATCGGAAGACCGTGAACAGGTATTTTCTGGCATTCAGGACGCTGATTTACGATCACCAGACATCCCAAAAAGAGAAAATCCTAGGGGTTGTTGAGGTTGACGAAAGCTTTTTCGGTCCCGCCAGGGTCAGAGGACGCCCTGGCCCCAGAAAGCGAGGAAGAGGCACGCTCAAGCAGCCAGTGTTTGGGATCTACGAGCGAAACGGCTCCGTATATACCGAACTGGTGCCGGACTGCTCAGCCAAGTCGCTTCAGGCGATTATCCGGGGGAAGGTCGCCCTTGAAAGCGTCGTCCACTCCGATGGATGGCGAGGATACGAGGGCTTGGTTGACGTCGGGTATGACAAGCACTTTCGCGTCAACAAAGCCAAGCACTTCGTCGAGAATAACGTTCATATTAATGGGATAGAGGCTTTTTGGAGTTTCACCAAGCGCCGCCTCACGAAATTCAATGGGGTGAAAAGGAACTTTGAATTACACCTCAAAGAATGTGAATGGCGCTACAACAAGCCCCTGCCCCAGCTCATTGCCGAACTGAAGCGGCTGGTATCAAAAAACGAAGACCTGATGGTCTAG